The window GTTTTGCTGGTCAACTTAGCTGTTGGTTTCCTGCGTTGTCTTTCGCTTGTGAGTTGTGACTATCTGAGAACGGTAGGTTGATATATAGGATATAATAGGATAGGATAGTCACCCACGCAACCCACGCACGACGCGGTAGGGCGTGCTTGCAATTGACAGTTAAAACGAGTTAATTACCTTTTCGTTTCCGTCAGAAAGACACTCCGGAACATTCCAGACGTCTCCGTTAGCTTCATTGTTTCTCCCTAAGTTCATATGTTTGGGTTGTAATTACCCACGCGTGCATGCTTTTGGGCTTAATTGGGCTTGTGATAAGTCCATAATATAGGCTAGGAGGGAAACCCTTGTTATGTTAAACATAGAATAAGATTGACTGAGAGACAAGCAACAATGCCAACATGATCTGTGTTCCATTATTCTTCAAAAACACAATCATGTTCAATCCCTTGAACATGGAGACCATGCTTACTCGCACCAGTCTTAATGTCACAAAAAATCATTTCCAACTCGCCGTCTTCGTCTCCCTGACAGCGAAACTCACCCAGCTCCATCTCCAGCCACCCATCCTCCCTCCCTTCATTTGGAAATTTGGATCCATTGCGATCTAGGTCCCTTTGTATTGCTCTTCGGGGCAGCAGATACACATTCTGCTTAATTCCTGCAGTTATTTCCATCAAATCAGGGCGTTCATAATCAAACCCGTGAGCTCTTAAACCAACTGTGACCACAGCAGGCCAGTGGAATCCACAACTGTATTTCTTCAACTGGTACACCAGATAAGCTTTATATGTCGTGGCTGGGGATAGCATGCGCGTTTCGATTCTCCCACGGATTTCAAGCCAAATCACAGCACGAAGCTTCGCCATCTCCTTATCAATTCAGTATATTTCAGCCAAATCACAGCCACCCGTCCACCCTCCTTTCATTTGGAAATTCAGTATATTTCATAATTTCTTTTCTTGCAAGCCGCTCTTCTAGTAGTGTTTGTTGCCCCAGAACAGCACTGAAATTAAAGTGTTTATTTATTTCCCTCATACCAAGGTCTTCATCATCATAATCAAACCCAGAAGCTCTTGCAACAACTGCAGTGAGTGTCGCAGCATAGTTTACTCCAGTTGATCTGTAAACCAGATAAGCTTTATACGTCGTGGATGGGGACAGAATGCGCGTTTCAATTCTCCCACGGATGTCAAACAAACCGAAAGAAATTAACTTCAACGCCTCCTTAAACCTACACATTGAATGATTGAAACTAACGTACGCACAAGGATTGTATAGGACATATAATAGATAATAGATGCAAGCAGCTGAACGAGTTGAGATGGTTGTGAAGCAAGCGCTACAGAATCATTAATAACTAAAGAACTATACAAACAGACCTGGACTTGGGCAGAGATTTCCAATTCCAACATACAGGATCATTACCCCAAGCAATCCGAAGGCGCCTTGCCGCTATCATATAGCTTTTCTTCCCACTCCATTTTTCAAGTGAAAAGCTCTACATGTGTGTGTGTGTATATATATATGATGTGAATCAATGAGGATCATCAGATTAAGTCTAAAACGTACGTATTCTAATTTTTAACATATCATATTTCAAGTATCTAACTAGGGATGACATAATCATAGATATGATATAAGTCGCAAACTCTTTGAATTTTAGGCATGGCGGACAGTTTATATGTCAAATTTTAGAAACAAAAAAAATTCAAATTCATGATCATAAGCCAAAAAGACCAATAGCTAGGGTAGAAGTAAGTAAGTTACCATGTTCCTGTCGATGAGGATGGGATTATCAGAGAGAGTCAAGTAAAGCTCCTTCTTGGATTTGGCATCGGTTGCAGATTCAAAGTGGAGTAGGATCTCATTGGTCTCAGCCGGAAGGAACTTGTCCCAAACGGTGTCAGAGTCCGCCGCCGACTTGAAGTGTCTTGAAATCAACGACAGCCTGCATGCATCCGCAGGAGTCGTCATCCCGATCACTTCGGCTATGCAGCCTTCCGGCAACGCCTCCAAGTCCATTGCCGCTGCGTTCTCCACACTCTTGCCCTAAACCCTAAGAATGAAATGTTTTTCTGCCTGCGTTTTTTTAATATGGGAACTCTTCAAGTCTTGCCTGTCTTGGACCTTTTGGACTCTGCCCATGATCAAAAACTAATCCGCAGTCGGGATGTCTTGTTAGATTGGGGGATCCTTTTCCTAGGATTGTTGCATTTTGTTACCTTGTTAATTTAAGTATTTATCAACTCAGCTTGCAATATGGACTCTGAAGATCAATTTGAATAACTTGATAACAAAGCAAGGTACAGGAATACAGGATAGAGGATATTGGGGTATTGACTACTAAAGCATTTATGTATTATCTACAGTTGGATGTGTGATTCAAGCGCCTCAACAGCGGATACAGAACGAAAGTTCCTTTTACTCAATCAAAACTTCCAATTGGTTTTCATCTCTTTAACCCATTACAATCAGGGTAACAAAACACTGAGCCTAGTAAGTACAACTTGTAGTTCAAGTGTCAGTGACTGGTACAAAAAAGTTCTGGTGTTCTGGTCAATTTTTTGGATCTCTTACAGGACTTTATACATCTCAGAAAAAATGCAAAACCTGGAAAACCAAAAAGAAAAAAAAAGTAAGTAGAGAAACTGTGTGATGGAGGAAGTAAAGCTAAACATTAACATTAGTTTAAGTCCAACTTTTTTAGGGATGTGCTTGACAAGATATTGATCATGCTTCGGTGCATATAACATGACACTAGAAAGAGAGAGAATAATGCCCTTACCTCAATGAAATTGTACAAGGGAAATGCATAGACCGAAATTGGCTTCTGAAATCCTCAAAATCTGATTAGCCATCTCCAAATAAGCAATTGATTTGCTACACTTTACAACAACACTTAACTAGCTTCTGACCCAAATCTCTGCACCAAAAATTCATCTAGTTGACCCCAGTTTGGCGTACCAGATTCACTCATTTTATCAGAAGGCAAAGATCGAATGCATCCAAGAATGTGCTTAACATCACGACAGAGCCTGGTAGACAGTGAAAAGACATGTTACACTAAACAGGACAATAAGTACACACGCAGAGGGATCAATTTTAATGGGCATTACCTGTCCTTGGCTTGTGGTGTGCTGATCTCTAAGCGTGAAAGTGCTTCTGAAATTTGTGAATGAAAAATTATAATCACTTGCCTGAAAAGTAGAAACAATATTAATCATTAGTTTGTAGGTCTGAGTTTCACAACCAGTTGCATAAATAGACTCATAGTCTAAATGAGTGCTCAGAAAGGAAAAAGAACAAAAAATAATACGGAAGGGCCACCAAAATTTGTGGTGTTCTCTTCAAGAGTTTGTTTCCATACTTTAGCTAGGATTAAAATCCCAGAGAGATGGATGTATGTCCTGGTTTAAAATTACTAGATACAGAGGCAAAGCAAGAGGCAAACCAAAATCTCAACGATCAATTGCATGCTAAAGATGAGACAAACCTGAAAATTGCTTGAACATCAACCTCATGTAAAGTTCGAGTTAGAACACGTTGCAAGTATCCAACTTCCTGGCAATGAGTTGGTGAGGCCACAACAACCATGTAAGACAAAGACATTGCCGAAAACCAATACTTATTAGAGATGGGTCAGCATGGCATTTACCTTGGTAAGTGATCGAGCAAACTGACTAGGCTGTGGGTCAGCATCTTCTGGTCTATTCCAGCTCTCTACAATTTGAGGCAACCCACGTAGATGAACCAATAACCTTTCTCTCATGATCTGAACCAGCTTTGTATGTATTTCATCTCTATGAACCTTATAATCCTGTTTTCAATTGAAAATCAAGCCTTAAGTAAACAAACAACAAATTGTATAAGAATAGCTGAAATGTTAAACATTAATGAACATGTCACAAACAGACATAGTAACACAAAAATAAAGAAACGACTCTTGATTGTTTTCTTTCCCTTACAGAAAAACAAAAAAAAACAAAAAAACAGAAAAAAGATTTATTAGTGAAGAAAAAAGAAGACAATACAATGGGTACAAATTTTTTTTTCTTTTCATCTTTCCTTTTTTCTTTACTCAGTTATCTTCAACTTCATCAAGCAAATTAGAGGTTTCTTTGATCAGAGAAAAGTAATTAGGTTCTGCTTCTTACATGTATACAGCAAATACAAGCATGTGAAATGTTCATATTGTACAACAGTTTTCTAACTTGATGTCCAAAACTATGGAGAAAAAATGACAGGTAAGAGAATAACAAACTGAAATAAACAACGTGAAACTAGGTTGACATTGTTTCATGATTTAAGAGGACAAACCTGAGCAACCCGATCAATTTCAGATAGCAACATTGCCTTTCTTGTCTCAGGTACTTTCAGAAAAAGAATTTGCCTGAGTTCTTGAAGCAAATAAAATAAATAAAGTCAGGATATTTAAACAAACAATGCATGGTCAAAGCAGAAATATCAACTTAGAAAATACACAAACTGTGACTGAAGAGTAGACTATATTACATCTTTAAGTGAAAATACACAAACTGTGACTGAAGATATAACAAATAGTCTATGGAATACAGATATTGCTTATTACAGAAATCAAAAACATCAACGTGAATGAATGTTATCAGAATAGTCTCCCAAGTGTCAGGATATACTCTTTAAGTTATAATCACCTACCAGGAATAATAGCATACGTGAAACTGATGACTTGACTTGCCAAGGCCAAGTGTTTAGAAGTGATCGACTTCAGACCAGATACCTGCAAGAACACATATGATCTGGTCAGTAGTTAGTACATAAATCATAAGTAACCAAAAGATAAAAAAAAGATATGCAGTATTCTACTATAAAATATGAACAATGAAAATGATTGCTGGGTTAAAAGGATTGCTGGGTTGAAGACTTAAAAGGTCGGAGAAACAGTTTAATTGTTGAACTCATGTACATACAAGAACAGTAGATAGCATAAGGATATCTTGCATAACCATACTCAACTATCTATATGACAGCTTCATAAAGTATACTGGAAAAGGCATATCAACTTATTACTGTTGAAACTTACCTGCATGGCACCAGCACCAAGAACAAGCTGACATGTTCTTGTATTGAAAAATTTTAAAATTTCAACAATACGATGAACAACTTCTGAGGAGAGTACTGGAAAAAAATTGTTCATATCAATGTACTCTGACAACATCTTCATCAATATCAGGCCACTGGAGAGAAAAATTGAAGGAACATGGAGTTAACGACTTATACAACAGCATGAAACTCCAAATACTGCATTAGCTTTACAAAAAACACAGTATTGGCAGAGATATCACAGGATAAGTAGATTTAAGAAAAGGAAAAAAAAAAACAGAGTTAAACAAGGAAACTAACCAGTTTACCATGTGAAAACCAACACCTTTATATGATAGGGTTTGGGAAGTTGATTTTCCCCTCTCCTTCATGTTGCTGTGGTTGTTCTGAGCCACAGAGTTTGTAACATCAGCCTTATTCTTTCCAGCTCCATCAGCAGATGTAGACTTACTCTTTCCAG of the Fragaria vesca subsp. vesca linkage group LG6, FraVesHawaii_1.0, whole genome shotgun sequence genome contains:
- the LOC101303253 gene encoding F-box protein At2g02240-like; the encoded protein is MDLEALPEGCIAEVIGMTTPADACRLSLISRHFKSAADSDTVWDKFLPAETNEILLHFESATDAKSKKELYLTLSDNPILIDRNMMAKLRAVIWLEIRGRIETRMLSPATTYKAYLVYQLKKYSCGFHWPAVVTVGLRAHGFDYERPDLMEITAGIKQNVYLLPRRAIQRDLDRNGSKFPNEGREDGWLEMELGEFRCQGDEDGELEMIFCDIKTGASKHGLHVQGIEHDCVFEE